In Erpetoichthys calabaricus chromosome 4, fErpCal1.3, whole genome shotgun sequence, one genomic interval encodes:
- the LOC114641423 gene encoding TLR adapter interacting with SLC15A4 on the lysosome, which translates to MLCESFLWTIAYRKNFDNESLTTIKQEENERVREMTAICNMAGTVPDIQDKTILDRCKNLGNTISSVKIKKQSESVQDIPPKLPKAQQSIRQTSPVVDIPVISHSNKEAYLVPSSCKSICKDYNDLHIAGDQVMPINLTFSELSTDNTFEYTEGPFLQSYEIPIPVTETPRPSLDYIKKPLKGDSSCWRVNSIKDKSILQDSLPMSNSMLNNYLEQKIMELYKQYMMESMLNSNSPAKIMASELILNNVDQITLQISKDQNMETTKAKDMVISCLLRVASSQQSSELSTPQLQISSDKSITN; encoded by the coding sequence ATGTTATGTGAGAGCTTTCTTTGGACTATTGCCTATAGAAAAAACTTTGATAATGAAAGTTTAACAACcataaaacaagaagaaaatgaaagagtgAGAGAAATGACTGCTATCTGTAACATGGCAGGCACAGTGCCAGATATACAAGACAAGACCATTCTGGATAGATGTAAAAATTTGGGCAATACTATATCTTCTGTCAAGATTAAGAAACAAAGCGAATCAGTTCAAGACATTCCCCCCAAACTGCCTAAAGCTCAACAAAGCATCAGACAGACATCACCTGTTGTTGATATCCCAGTAATTTCTCACAGCAACAAAGAAGCATACTTGGTTCCCTCCTCTTGCAAGAGCATTTGCAAGGACTACAATGACTTGCATATTGCTGGTGACCAGGTTATGCCaattaatttgactttttctgAACTGTCAACTGACAATACTTTTGAATACACTGAAGGTCCATTTCTTCAGTCTTATGAAATCCCGATTCCAGTAACAGAAACTCCCAGACCTTCTCTTGATTACATAAAGAAACCTCTGAAAGGAGATTCTTCATGTTGGCGAGTGAACAGCATCAAGGATAAAAGCATTCTTCAAGATAGTCTTCCAATGTCCAATTCCATGCTGAATAACTACCTGGAGCAAAAAATAATGGAGCTGTACAAGCAGTATATGATGGAAAGTATGCTCAATAGCAACTCGCCAGCCAAGATCATGGCTTCAGAACTGATCCTCAATAACGTGGACCAGATAACTTTGCAGATCTCAAAAGATCAGAACATGGAGACCACAAAAGCCAAAGATATGGTTATTAGCTGCTTGTTAAGGGTGGCAAGCAGCCAGCAGTCAAGTGAATTAAGCACTCCTCAGCTGCAGATTTCTAGTGATAAAAGTATAACTAATTAA